One Patescibacteria group bacterium genomic region harbors:
- a CDS encoding polymer-forming cytoskeletal protein, with product MAKDRKDFADPNHFDTLIGREVIVEGLLKTEGDIQVNGQFTGKIETNGDLIVGEHAKVKAEIIGINIYVAGEVEGDITAKEKLEILETGRINGNVTSQAMSIEPGGILKGSSEMQEVSEEEPLAKPTFEVEEEKTE from the coding sequence ATGGCCAAAGATAGGAAAGATTTTGCTGATCCTAATCACTTCGACACTCTCATCGGTAGGGAAGTTATTGTAGAGGGTTTACTCAAAACTGAGGGTGACATCCAGGTTAATGGACAGTTCACTGGCAAGATTGAAACCAATGGAGATCTGATTGTGGGAGAACACGCTAAAGTCAAAGCAGAGATTATCGGGATTAATATTTACGTGGCAGGAGAAGTCGAAGGCGATATCACGGCCAAAGAAAAACTAGAGATTCTAGAAACTGGCCGTATCAATGGCAACGTTACTAGCCAAGCCATGTCGATCGAACCGGGCGGTATTTTAAAAGGCAGCAGCGAAATGCAAGAGGTGTCCGAAGAAGAGCCCTTAGCTAAACCCACTTTTGAAGTGGAAGAGGAGAAAACAGAATAA